Proteins encoded in a region of the Populus nigra chromosome 3, ddPopNigr1.1, whole genome shotgun sequence genome:
- the LOC133688833 gene encoding uncharacterized protein LOC133688833, translating to MAEMQLNEIRVDPLTNRQEDPLSNRPERGSKMAMSEIQGTSSQTNEHCLCLSGIMRGFEEVKTKKQSGPMIPKVPDNLKHENKECYKPSVVSIGPYHYKDRQNKLHEAEKLKVQMAREFVLYSKKNIEILYSEVAKVAENAKRFYEGSSIRCFDDEQFTRMMFLDGCFILQFIRCLSTTDNIKNMSDQQIILVKQDLLLLENQLPFPVLKSLMSLTPDGNDHGMKIINDFLSLQILQQSNHQRRPVVLTWLVKGYLLLLLIYTTVAYPFHILQGSEDSLFFSPLFGILVAGVIFVCQMVASFMRSLLCGNKWQAAKYHWPPHQDPVHILELLYSMFIRSPKEKHKLSLRSCCIHYLSECLGNLFPKSKPGKRGHNLYYSAKDLQKVGIYFKPSKTNTLMDVEFVSSIFYATLKLPSITIEKATRSMLLNLVAYETAAFLDDLWVTSYICFIDSLINDAEDVKVLRSQGILINYLGPDQNVADLFNQIGYSRELNTNVYNDVKGEINLSCDSIWKKWIAECLQNYFSSPWAFIAFVAAATGLVLTATQTYYTLYPYKSSDSPMSVGT from the coding sequence ATGGCCGAAATGCAGCTAAATGAAATAAGAGTTGATCCGTTGACGAACAGGCAGGAAGATCCTCTAAGCAACAGACCTGAGCGAGGGTCAAAGATGGCCATGTCAGAAATACAAGGTACCTCATCGCAAACAAATGAGCATTGTTTGTGTCTTAGCGGCATAATGAGAGGATTTGAAGAGGTTAAAACCAAGAAACAGTCAGGGCCAATGATTCCAAAGGTTCCAGATAATCTCAAGCATGAAAACAAGGAATGCTACAAGCCATCGGTGGTCTCAATTGGTCCTTATCACTATAAGGATCGTCAAAACAAGCTCCATGAGGCGGAGAAACTGAAGGTTCAGATGGCTCGTGAATTCGTCCTGTATagtaagaaaaacatagaaatctTATACAGCGAGGTTGCAAAGGTGGCAGAGAATGCAAAGAGATTTTACGAGGGGAGCTCAATAAGATGCTTTGATGATGAGCAATTCACGCGGATGATGTTTCTTGATGGTTGCTTTATTCTCCAATTCATCCGTTGTCTCAGTACTActgacaatattaaaaatatgagtGATCAACAAATTATCCTTGTTAAGCAGGACCTGCTATTGTTGGAAAATCAGCTCCCTTTTCCAGTCTTGAAGTCATTGATGAGCTTGACGCCCGATGGAAATGATCATGGaatgaaaatcatcaatgatTTTCTCTCACTCCAAATTCTCCAACAAAGTAATCATCAACGACGTCCAGTGGTGCTCACTTGGCTTGTTAAAGGGTATCTCCTGTTACTTCTTATATATACTACAGTAGCTTACCCTTTCCATATTCTTCAAGGCTCAGAGGACTCCCTTTTTTTCTCCCCTCTTTTTGGCATCTTGGTTGCTGGCGTGATATTTGTTTGCCAAATGGTCGCCTCGTTTATGAGGTCACTCCTATGCGGAAACAAATGGCAGGCGGCAAAATATCATTGGCCCCCTCATCAAGACCCTGTCCATATTCTTGAACTTCTATACTCCATGTTCATACGTtctccaaaagaaaaacataagcTGTCTCTAAGAAGCTGCTGTATTCATTACTTGTCTGAGTGTCTTGGGAATTTATTTCCTAAATCCAAGCCGGGAAAACGTGGCCACAATTTGTATTATTCTGCTAAGGATCTTCAGAAGGTGGGAATCTACTTTAAGCCTAGCAAGACAAACACTTTGATGGATGTCGAGTTCGTGTCATCAATTTTCTATGCAACATTGAAACTTCCTTCAATTACTATAGAAAAAGCAACCAGGTCCATGCTGTTGAACTTAGTGGCCTACGAAACAGCTGCTTTTCTCGATGATCTTTGGGTCACTTCTTATATATGCTTCATAGACTCGCTCATTAATGATGCTGAAGATGTGAAAGTGTTGAGGTCACAGGGCATACTTATCAATTATCTTGGACCTGACCAGAACGTAGCGGATCTCTTCAATCAAATCGGCTATTCCCGAGAACTTAATACTAATGTTTATAATGATGTTAAAGGAGAGATTAATCTTTCGTGTGATAGCATCTGGAAGAAATGGATAGCTGAGTGTCTGCAAAATTATTTTAGCAGTCCTTGGGCCTTTATTGCATTTGTTGCTGCAGCTACTGGCTTGGTTCTAACTGCCACTCAAACATACTATACATTGTATCCCTACAAGTCAAGTGATTCACCTATGTCAGTTGGAACCTGA
- the LOC133689101 gene encoding uncharacterized protein LOC133689101 isoform X1 encodes MAEMQLNEIRVDPLTNRQEDPLSNRPEQGSKMAMSEIQGTSSQTNERSLWLSGIVRGVEGAKTKQRYSGPMIPKVPDKLKHENKECYKPSVVSIGPYHYQDRQNKLHEGEKLKVQMAHEFVLDSKIKDIEILYTEVAKVAENAKRFYEGSSISCFDDEQFTRMMFLDGCFILQFIRGVMDNKLDMSDQQIILVKQDLLLLENQLPFSVLKSLMSLKNDGDDRGKEININDFLLVQILQQSDQRRPVWVLSWLVKGYLLLLLIYTSVVYPFHILQGKDSFFFSPLFGILVAGVIFVCKMVASLMRSLLCGNKWQAAKYHWPPHQEPAHILELLYSMFIRSQKEKHKLSLRSCCIYDLPERLRNLFPKSKLGKRGHNLYYSAKDLQKVGIHFKPSKTSTLMDVKFVSSIFYATLKIPSITIEMATRSMLLNLVAYETAAFLDDLWVTSYICFIDSLIDDAEDVKVLRSKGILINYLGPDQKVADLFNQIGRSLETNTNIVYDDVKRKINVSCDSTWKKWIAEWQQTYFSSPWAFIAFVAAAAVLVLTATQTYYTVYPYKSSDSPMSVGT; translated from the coding sequence ATGGCCGAAATGCAGCTAAATGAAATAAGAGTTGATCCGTTGACGAACAGGCAGGAAGATCCTCTAAGCAACAGACCTGAACAAGGGTCAAAGATGGCCATGTCAGAAATACAAGGTACCTCATCGCAAACAAATGAGCGTTCTTTGTGGCTTAGCGGCATAGTGAGAGGAGTTGAAGGGGCTAAAACCAAGCAACGGTACTCAGGGCCAATGATTCCAAAGGTTCCAGATAAACTCAAGCATGAAAACAAGGAATGCTACAAGCCATCGGTGGTCTCAATTGGTCCTTATCACTATCAGGATCGTCAAAACAAGCTCCATGAGGGGGAGAAACTGAAGGTTCAGATGGCTCATGAATTCGTCCTGGATAGTAAGATTAAAGACATAGAAATCTTATACACTGAGGTTGCAAAGGTGGCAGAGAATGCAAAGAGATTTTACGAGGGGAGCTCAATAAGTTGCTTTGATGATGAGCAATTCACGCGGATGATGTTTCTTGATGGTTGCTTTATTCTCCAATTCATCCGTGGTGTCATGGACAATAAATTGGATATGAGTGATCAACAAATTATCCTTGTTAAGCAGGACCTCCTATTGTTGGAAAATCAACTCCCTTTTTCAGTCTTGAAGTCATTGATGAGCTTGAAGAACGATGGAGATGATCGTGGAAAGGAAATCaatatcaatgattttcttttagtCCAGATTCTCCAACAAAGTGATCAACGACGTCCAGTGTGGGTGCTCTCTTGGCTTGTTAAAGGGTATCTCCTGTTACTTCTTATATATACTTCAGTAGTTTACCCTTTCCATATTCTTCAAGGCAAggactccttttttttctcccctctTTTTGGCATCTTGGTTGCTGGCGTGATTTTTGTTTGCAAAATGGTCGCCTCGCTTATGAGGTCACTCCTATGCGGAAACAAATGGCAGGCGGCGAAATATCATTGGCCCCCTCATCAAGAGCCTGCTCATATTCTTGAACTTCTATACTCCATGTTCATACGttctcaaaaagaaaaacataagcTGTCTCTAAGAAGCTGCTGTATTTATGACTTGCCTGAGCGTCTTAGGAATTTATTTCCTAAATCCAAGCTGGGCAAACGTGGCCACAATTTGTATTATTCTGCTAAGGATCTTCAGAAGGTGGGAATCCACTTTAAGCCTAGCAAGACAAGCACTTTGATGGATGTCAAGTTCGTGTCATCAATTTTCTATGCAACATTGAAAATTCCTTCAATTACTATAGAAATGGCAACCAGGTCCATGCTGTTGAACTTAGTGGCCTACGAAACAGCTGCTTTTCTCGATGATCTTTGGGTCACCTCTTATATATGCTTCATAGACTCGCTCATTGATGATGCTGAAGATGTGAAAGTGTTGAGGTCAAAGGGCATACTTATCAATTATCTTGGACCTGACCAGAAGGTAGCGGATCTCTTCAATCAAATTGGCCGTTCCCTAGAAACTAACACTAATATTGTTTATGATGATGTTAAAAGAAAGATTAATGTTTCGTGTGATAGCACCTGGAAGAAATGGATAGCTGAGTGGCAACAAACTTATTTTAGCAGTCC
- the LOC133689101 gene encoding uncharacterized protein LOC133689101 isoform X2, giving the protein MAMSEIQGTSSQTNERSLWLSGIVRGVEGAKTKQRYSGPMIPKVPDKLKHENKECYKPSVVSIGPYHYQDRQNKLHEGEKLKVQMAHEFVLDSKIKDIEILYTEVAKVAENAKRFYEGSSISCFDDEQFTRMMFLDGCFILQFIRGVMDNKLDMSDQQIILVKQDLLLLENQLPFSVLKSLMSLKNDGDDRGKEININDFLLVQILQQSDQRRPVWVLSWLVKGYLLLLLIYTSVVYPFHILQGKDSFFFSPLFGILVAGVIFVCKMVASLMRSLLCGNKWQAAKYHWPPHQEPAHILELLYSMFIRSQKEKHKLSLRSCCIYDLPERLRNLFPKSKLGKRGHNLYYSAKDLQKVGIHFKPSKTSTLMDVKFVSSIFYATLKIPSITIEMATRSMLLNLVAYETAAFLDDLWVTSYICFIDSLIDDAEDVKVLRSKGILINYLGPDQKVADLFNQIGRSLETNTNIVYDDVKRKINVSCDSTWKKWIAEWQQTYFSSPWAFIAFVAAAAVLVLTATQTYYTVYPYKSSDSPMSVGT; this is encoded by the coding sequence ATGGCCATGTCAGAAATACAAGGTACCTCATCGCAAACAAATGAGCGTTCTTTGTGGCTTAGCGGCATAGTGAGAGGAGTTGAAGGGGCTAAAACCAAGCAACGGTACTCAGGGCCAATGATTCCAAAGGTTCCAGATAAACTCAAGCATGAAAACAAGGAATGCTACAAGCCATCGGTGGTCTCAATTGGTCCTTATCACTATCAGGATCGTCAAAACAAGCTCCATGAGGGGGAGAAACTGAAGGTTCAGATGGCTCATGAATTCGTCCTGGATAGTAAGATTAAAGACATAGAAATCTTATACACTGAGGTTGCAAAGGTGGCAGAGAATGCAAAGAGATTTTACGAGGGGAGCTCAATAAGTTGCTTTGATGATGAGCAATTCACGCGGATGATGTTTCTTGATGGTTGCTTTATTCTCCAATTCATCCGTGGTGTCATGGACAATAAATTGGATATGAGTGATCAACAAATTATCCTTGTTAAGCAGGACCTCCTATTGTTGGAAAATCAACTCCCTTTTTCAGTCTTGAAGTCATTGATGAGCTTGAAGAACGATGGAGATGATCGTGGAAAGGAAATCaatatcaatgattttcttttagtCCAGATTCTCCAACAAAGTGATCAACGACGTCCAGTGTGGGTGCTCTCTTGGCTTGTTAAAGGGTATCTCCTGTTACTTCTTATATATACTTCAGTAGTTTACCCTTTCCATATTCTTCAAGGCAAggactccttttttttctcccctctTTTTGGCATCTTGGTTGCTGGCGTGATTTTTGTTTGCAAAATGGTCGCCTCGCTTATGAGGTCACTCCTATGCGGAAACAAATGGCAGGCGGCGAAATATCATTGGCCCCCTCATCAAGAGCCTGCTCATATTCTTGAACTTCTATACTCCATGTTCATACGttctcaaaaagaaaaacataagcTGTCTCTAAGAAGCTGCTGTATTTATGACTTGCCTGAGCGTCTTAGGAATTTATTTCCTAAATCCAAGCTGGGCAAACGTGGCCACAATTTGTATTATTCTGCTAAGGATCTTCAGAAGGTGGGAATCCACTTTAAGCCTAGCAAGACAAGCACTTTGATGGATGTCAAGTTCGTGTCATCAATTTTCTATGCAACATTGAAAATTCCTTCAATTACTATAGAAATGGCAACCAGGTCCATGCTGTTGAACTTAGTGGCCTACGAAACAGCTGCTTTTCTCGATGATCTTTGGGTCACCTCTTATATATGCTTCATAGACTCGCTCATTGATGATGCTGAAGATGTGAAAGTGTTGAGGTCAAAGGGCATACTTATCAATTATCTTGGACCTGACCAGAAGGTAGCGGATCTCTTCAATCAAATTGGCCGTTCCCTAGAAACTAACACTAATATTGTTTATGATGATGTTAAAAGAAAGATTAATGTTTCGTGTGATAGCACCTGGAAGAAATGGATAGCTGAGTGGCAACAAACTTATTTTAGCAGTCC